From Sediminibacterium sp. TEGAF015, a single genomic window includes:
- a CDS encoding PAS domain S-box protein: protein MRSTLLPTDLDSAAEEQFTQLIEHLAVGVVKHRADLSIILANVKAFQLLGLTKDQLIGKTSFDPSWHVIDEHGQVLPGELHPAALALKTAKPVENVILGVFRPITKDRIWILATAIPELDERGVVQYITVTFSEIDQFKKKEVSLVEHNKLIRSILDASFDAIIVYNKQFDKIFLSQSVADISGYTLEELYATPAFYLVPESEKEQLYQVKNELITKGTIKNFSSRIVTKSGQVLDFNWSGKWDAEMGLFFLIGKNITEQNIYDSQLIQSKRLFKFSSEVNDLILNAKQPLDLYNGICDIAVNTGGFLFAFVGLRDDINETIQPYKFAGFESGYLEYFKKHISLKNTPEGNGPSGRTIRDGKIYYCNDIENDQAMTPWKEEALKRGYRSSLTMPIRVENRTIAQLAFYANKPNFFTEEEMALIHRINENINYAMSNFALFEKHQAARVQIDTLTLAIEQSTTSIMITDTNGVFEYVNPSFCKSSGYVFEELQGLKTSILRSGYTSESEYQNLWAKIKNKESWVGEFCNKRKDGSLYWVKAYISPVVNENGDITKFIGVEEDITAQKETLSHLEIKNKQLERIAWEQSHLVRAPLARILGLVNLFNNDLVSEAERVKFLKYLQVSAEELDAVIKAIVVKTNA from the coding sequence ATGAGAAGCACCTTATTACCAACTGATCTAGATTCAGCTGCTGAAGAACAGTTTACACAGCTTATAGAACATTTAGCGGTAGGCGTAGTAAAGCACAGAGCAGATTTAAGTATCATTCTTGCCAATGTAAAGGCTTTTCAATTATTAGGCTTAACAAAAGATCAATTAATTGGCAAAACTTCTTTTGATCCTTCCTGGCATGTTATTGATGAACATGGTCAAGTATTACCTGGAGAACTACATCCAGCTGCTCTTGCTTTAAAAACTGCTAAACCTGTCGAAAATGTAATCCTGGGTGTATTCAGACCAATAACAAAAGACCGAATTTGGATATTGGCTACTGCCATACCAGAATTGGATGAAAGAGGTGTAGTTCAGTATATCACAGTTACGTTTAGTGAAATTGATCAATTTAAAAAGAAGGAAGTTTCGCTTGTTGAGCATAATAAGCTAATTAGAAGTATTCTAGATGCATCATTTGATGCAATTATTGTATACAATAAACAATTTGATAAGATTTTTCTAAGTCAATCTGTTGCGGATATATCAGGTTATACTTTAGAAGAGCTATATGCAACACCCGCATTTTATTTGGTTCCGGAATCAGAGAAGGAGCAATTATATCAGGTAAAAAATGAGCTGATTACAAAGGGCACTATTAAGAATTTTTCCAGTAGGATTGTCACTAAATCTGGACAGGTGTTAGATTTTAACTGGTCTGGAAAATGGGATGCCGAAATGGGATTATTCTTTTTAATTGGTAAGAATATTACTGAGCAAAATATTTACGATTCTCAACTTATTCAATCTAAAAGACTTTTCAAATTCTCATCTGAGGTAAATGATTTGATTTTAAATGCCAAACAACCACTTGATTTATATAATGGCATATGTGATATAGCGGTGAATACAGGCGGGTTTTTATTCGCATTTGTTGGCTTGAGAGATGATATTAATGAAACCATTCAACCCTATAAGTTTGCTGGCTTTGAATCTGGATACTTGGAGTACTTTAAAAAACATATTTCATTAAAAAACACGCCAGAAGGAAACGGGCCATCTGGAAGAACCATAAGGGATGGTAAGATTTATTATTGTAACGATATTGAAAATGATCAAGCAATGACTCCCTGGAAAGAAGAAGCGTTAAAAAGGGGATACCGGTCTTCCTTAACAATGCCCATTCGGGTTGAAAATCGAACTATTGCGCAATTGGCTTTTTATGCCAATAAGCCTAACTTTTTCACGGAAGAAGAAATGGCGTTAATTCATAGAATAAATGAGAATATAAATTATGCCATGTCAAATTTTGCTTTGTTTGAAAAGCATCAGGCGGCGCGTGTTCAAATTGATACCCTTACTTTGGCAATTGAACAGAGTACTACCTCTATCATGATTACAGATACAAATGGTGTTTTTGAATATGTAAATCCCTCTTTTTGCAAATCATCTGGATATGTTTTTGAAGAACTGCAAGGACTTAAAACAAGTATCCTGCGATCAGGATATACATCTGAATCAGAATACCAGAATTTGTGGGCAAAAATTAAAAACAAAGAATCCTGGGTGGGTGAATTTTGTAATAAGCGAAAAGACGGCTCTTTGTATTGGGTAAAAGCCTATATAAGTCCGGTAGTAAATGAAAATGGTGATATAACTAAATTTATTGGTGTTGAAGAAGATATAACTGCTCAAAAAGAAACACTTTCTCATCTTGAAATAAAGAATAAACAATTGGAAAGAATTGCCTGGGAACAATCTCATTTAGTTAGGGCCCCTTTAGCCAGAATACTGGGTTTGGTGAATCTATTCAATAATGATTTAGTATCAGAAGCTGAACGAGTTAAATTCTTGAAATACTTACAGGTTTCTGCCGAAGAGTTGGATGCGGTAATAAAGGCTATTGTTGTGAAGACGAATGCTTAA